CGAAACCTATGTGATCAATTGCGTGCGGACGGTACCTGGGCAGATATCGATTACAGCAGTAAGTCAATATCGCTTTGGCCTCCGGGAGAACACTTGGATCGGTTAAGGACACTTATTGTTGCCTATGTGTCTCCACAAAGCGGAGCTTATCAACAAAAATCACTTTACGATAAAATCCTGCTTGCGGCACAATATTGGGCGAATAATCGTTTTGAATCTTCGAATTGGTGGCATAACGAAATCGCTTCTCCAAAGGCCATCGGTGTTTGTCTGATCCTGATGAAATTTGGGAAGGAAAAAATTCCTACGACAGTAGAGACTTCGCTTGTTGAGCTGATGAAGCGTGGCGATCCTTACACAAAAACAGGAGCAAATAAAAGTGATATTGCCATGCACTATTTTTATCGTGCAGTAATCTTGGAAGATGCAAATCTATTGGCTGCTTCGATGGAGCAATTGCTTTTTCCGATACAGCTCGTGGATGGCAAGGAAGGACTGCAATATGATTTCTCTTACTTACAACATGGTCCACAGTTGTATATTGCGGGCTATGGGGAGGAGTTTCTGAAAGGGATTTCAAAAGTTATGGCTTATGTGCGCGAGACACCTTATGCTGTTGACCAGAAAAGACTGGATCTTTTTGAACGTTTTCTCACAGAAACATATTTACCAATTATACGTTCGCGTTATATCGATTTTAATGTACATGGCCGTGGGATCTCACGCCCCAATATCTTGGAAAAGACACAGGAGACTGCCATATTACAACAAATGAAGCTGATCGATCCAGCTAAAAATGCTGTTTGGAATAAAGCGCTGGCAAAATTGGATAGTGTGCAGCCTTTTGACGCCGAAAATATCGAGGCCCACCGCCATTACTGGAAAGGTGACTACACCACTCATTTACGTAAGCAATTTCATTTTAATGTTCGATTGGCCAGCAGCCGTACCAATAAATCGGAGTCTGGAAATGGAGAAAATATGCTTGGTCGTAATATGTCAGATGGTGCGACCAATATTCAGGTGTTTGGACCGGAATATTATAACATTATGCCTGTATGGGAATGGGATAAAATTCCTGGAACGACAAC
The Sphingobacterium multivorum genome window above contains:
- a CDS encoding polysaccharide lyase 8 family protein; translated protein: MKGLILFLLSFALVMAKAQNSDTFVRIKKHVYDDELSGPLPGADKTRNLCDQLRADGTWADIDYSSKSISLWPPGEHLDRLRTLIVAYVSPQSGAYQQKSLYDKILLAAQYWANNRFESSNWWHNEIASPKAIGVCLILMKFGKEKIPTTVETSLVELMKRGDPYTKTGANKSDIAMHYFYRAVILEDANLLAASMEQLLFPIQLVDGKEGLQYDFSYLQHGPQLYIAGYGEEFLKGISKVMAYVRETPYAVDQKRLDLFERFLTETYLPIIRSRYIDFNVHGRGISRPNILEKTQETAILQQMKLIDPAKNAVWNKALAKLDSVQPFDAENIEAHRHYWKGDYTTHLRKQFHFNVRLASSRTNKSESGNGENMLGRNMSDGATNIQVFGPEYYNIMPVWEWDKIPGTTTRDYPGDLELKEQWGARAANSFAGGVSNDKTGASAMSVQYDGVTAQKAWFFFDREIVCLGAGIHCAAPEAVVTTLNQTWLNGPVIWNGKETSTLDSVQRTVKEGEFITHNNVLYYFPTAMNVVLTTKDQVGSWYRINRSRSKDAVHGKVFKLWFDHAVAPNNASYAYIIVPGTKTVDKKVMQRIKIWQNTPDIQAVEHKGSGILQLVCYHAGTYQVGDWSIKLDQPAIMQLNLLEPKKIQFDIADPLQKAKIVKVQLVNKQLRVNQSLELSLPQGEYAGSTVSNRITIGKK